GCGCGGTCACTTGCGGCGGAACATACTTGGTGACGACCATGATCGATCGCCCTTCCACAGCACCGTCGTTGGCTGAAAACGTGGTGAGCTTGTACTCGCCTCTATCGTTTGTGCGGCCGAAGGCGCTTCGTTTCTTTTCGGCATTAAAGAAGGTGAGGTCTGCGCCGACCACCGGTTGGCCTTTGTAGGTAACGACTCCCGTGACCGGATACACCGGTTCGGGCGGGGCCAGTGTTCTGCCGCAGCCGCAAATGACGGCCGTCAGTAGCAGACTGGTCAAAACAGATTTACTCATTTCTTGACTCTCAGTTGTACGATTTTTTAACGGACAAAACGCCCGGCCTGGCGAAATATCGCGCCAGGCCGGATTCATCAAAACAGGAAGCGACACTAAAACTCGCCGACAACTTCACCGCCAGCTCGAGTTCCCAGAGCACCCCAGACACCGTACGGACTGTTGGCACCAAGAAAGGTGGCAACACCAAGATTTCCGGTGTCGATGTTCTCGGAAATAAACCGAACCGAACCGTCTGCGAGCAGTACCTGGACGCCGCCAGTATGCTGGCTGCTGGCTGTCAAAACGGATACCGCTGAGTCGGAATTGTTGTTGGCATCATTGGTGCAGGAAGCGGAGTTCGGTGCCAGCACCGTGTTAAAGGCAACGTTTTCCGGCTGACCATCGCAGTAGGTTGAACTGAACTTGCCCTTCACTTGCGACCAGTCGGTGTACCTTTCACCGTCGCTGATTAGTGCTGCGGCGGCAAGACACGCACCCGGATTGGTGACAATAGCAGGCACGTTGTTCAGAATGCCTTCTCGCAGCGTTGGAGACCCTTTTCCTCCCATTGCAAAGGATGCGATCTGACGTTCAGCTATGGCAACAGTGTTGCTGCTGCCATCGGTGATGTCTCGCAGACCAAAGGTTCGGTTCAATGCGAACAGACCGTTGCTGTCCCATGCATCACGTCCACTGGGGGCAGCTGTGCCAATGAAGTCACCTCGGCTGAAGGCATAGTTATTGACACCGCGAGGGCGATCCACGCCTGGGTCTGACGGGCAGCGAAGGCTGGTCATCTTCTGATTCCACCCGGCCCAACCGTTCCACCCCGCTGGCCCACCCGGCGGAATTGGAGGACTGGTAGTAGGGTCGCCACCTTCGATCAGTTCGTATTGCGCCGACTGCTCAAGATAAGGAAACAGTGAAATGATGCCCGACCGGCGACTATAGTTGCCATCGAAACGAGTCGCGTCACCGTTGCCGCGAGTCCCACCCTTCATGTAGACGAATTTGTCAAAGACGTCGTGGTAGTTGTGCAAAGCAAGCCCGAGCTGCTTCAGGTTGTTTTTGCATTGGGTGCGTCGGGCGGCTTCGCGAGCCTGTTGGACGGCAGGCAGAAGCAGAGCGATCAGGATTGCGATGATGGCAATCACGACGAGAAGTTCAATCAAAGTAAAACCGCGTGACCGGTTGAGTTCGGGACGTCTCATGCGACGACTCCTTGGGGAAGAGATCTGAATTTGACAAAGTAAGAAACACCTCCGAAGAAAAACGAACTGTCTTTTTGGGCAAACTCCTACAACGAAAATGGCGGGCAGGCTGATACGGGGCCAGACGCGAACCCCCAAAAACTCGGGCCACCGCACTTCGTTCCGCGCTGACGTGACCTCGATCATGCAATTAACCCGGCACGGGAATTGCGGTGTCGGCAATTCGTAAATTTTCTTAAATTCTCTTACCTGTCGGATTCGTCCATTTGATGATGTCTCCTCAAATCCAGAAATTGACGCGACTCGCACGGACCTTCCGTGGGTTTACGCCAACAGCGGCCCGTTCAAGAAAAAAGTTCGCTTTGCACATGCCTGATGCCACTGCGCCTATCACCGGGAATTCACCGATGCCCGTCTCCGACTCCGTAAAATTTCCTGTCAGCCAGCTCCGTCGTGCCGGTTTGCGCCTCACCACTGTGCTTGGCGTCGCTTCAGCAGTATTAATCTCGAACGCCTTCGCCGGCGACGCGGCTGAATCACAGGGGCCGTCTTCAGATTCCGCGATTGAATACTCTGACGTCGTAAACGGTGGGCTGCTGTTTGTCGACGGAACGCACATTCCCGGCCCGCATTCTGTGCAGGCGACCAGCGAAACGATTACTGTAAACGGCGTCCCTGTGGAGGTGACTCTGGACGGTCGCGATTTCGACGACATGATGGAAGACGAAGACTGGGACATGGATCGCGTGGAACGGCGTGGCCGCAGTCGAAGTCGTCGAGGATCGCGGGAAACTCAGCAAACCCCGGCGCGTTCTGCCCGGCGACTCGTGCAGTGTTTGTCAGACGACTTTGATGTCGTAATCTTCTCGGGAGAACCGCTGCGAGTGATTCCAATGGGGGACGACAAGTACGCGTTGTATACCGGACTGCTGACCAATGAACCCACATCGGAACAGCGTCAGGAGTTCCTGCGCGTTGCCAAAGACCAGTCCGCTGTTGTGCTCTGGGACCAGTGGCTCACCGAATTCCGCATTAGTTCCACACTGCGGAAACGACTTGAGCAGTTCGTCACGGAAAGTGACGCAGTGGTGGCAGAAATGGAAAGCAAGATGGCCGCTCAGTATCGGCTCGAAACTTTTGCCTACCCATTGACGCTTGTTGGCATGATGTTGGGCGTAATCGCCTTCGGGCACATGCTGAAATGGACGGGCCGCAATTTCGTCTGTGAGCAAAATGGTGGCAGCCCTGTGGAGACCATTCGCTGTGTGGAAACCGGCCTGTTGCTCATGTTGGGCATGTCGGGTGTCGACCTGCTGTGGACAATCATGGCAGGACAAGCTGGTGTGATGACGGAAGTCAATCCGCTGGCCGCCAGCTTTATTCATTCCCCTTCCTCGCTGGCCTTATTCAAAGTTACGGCCACCGCCATCGGGTGTGGCGTGCTGTATGCCTTTCGCGAACGACGTCGCGTTCAGGAAGTCACATGGTGGATGTGCCTTGTCTGCGTGTTGGTCACGTTCCGTTGGGTCATGTTTGATTCCATGACGACATCGTAAGCCAACCATGCTGACCAGCCGTTCTAGGTGTGTAACCGACGTTGGGTTGCAGGATCATGATGCCTGTAACCATGAACGACGCCACCTTTCTGAATGCCACGACCGGCATAAACTCACGGGCAGACAATTAGCTGCGGAGTCGAGTTGGGGCATCGAGGTTTTGCGGAAAAAATCGAACGTGACTGCGAAAAGACCTTAAAAGCCAGTATTTTCGCCTGTTAGAGTCACCCCTGAGGCTGGCCTAAAAGCAATCGAATTTCGTTAGCTTCCT
This DNA window, taken from Fuerstiella marisgermanici, encodes the following:
- a CDS encoding DUF1559 domain-containing protein, translated to MRRPELNRSRGFTLIELLVVIAIIAILIALLLPAVQQAREAARRTQCKNNLKQLGLALHNYHDVFDKFVYMKGGTRGNGDATRFDGNYSRRSGIISLFPYLEQSAQYELIEGGDPTTSPPIPPGGPAGWNGWAGWNQKMTSLRCPSDPGVDRPRGVNNYAFSRGDFIGTAAPSGRDAWDSNGLFALNRTFGLRDITDGSSNTVAIAERQIASFAMGGKGSPTLREGILNNVPAIVTNPGACLAAAALISDGERYTDWSQVKGKFSSTYCDGQPENVAFNTVLAPNSASCTNDANNNSDSAVSVLTASSQHTGGVQVLLADGSVRFISENIDTGNLGVATFLGANSPYGVWGALGTRAGGEVVGEF
- a CDS encoding DUF5658 family protein: MPVSDSVKFPVSQLRRAGLRLTTVLGVASAVLISNAFAGDAAESQGPSSDSAIEYSDVVNGGLLFVDGTHIPGPHSVQATSETITVNGVPVEVTLDGRDFDDMMEDEDWDMDRVERRGRSRSRRGSRETQQTPARSARRLVQCLSDDFDVVIFSGEPLRVIPMGDDKYALYTGLLTNEPTSEQRQEFLRVAKDQSAVVLWDQWLTEFRISSTLRKRLEQFVTESDAVVAEMESKMAAQYRLETFAYPLTLVGMMLGVIAFGHMLKWTGRNFVCEQNGGSPVETIRCVETGLLLMLGMSGVDLLWTIMAGQAGVMTEVNPLAASFIHSPSSLALFKVTATAIGCGVLYAFRERRRVQEVTWWMCLVCVLVTFRWVMFDSMTTS